Proteins encoded in a region of the Mucilaginibacter sabulilitoris genome:
- a CDS encoding amidophosphoribosyltransferase gives MSDQIKHECGVAFIRLLKPLSYYQKKYGTALYGLNKLYLLMEKQHNRGQDGAGVATIKLDIEPGKRYISRHRSMASNAVADIFEYIQKKFADIQKETPEKLADTEWLKENVSFTGEVLLGHLRYGTHGKNSIESCHPFLRQNNWMTRNLVIAGNFNMTNVDELLQQLYDLGQHPKEKADTITVLEKIGHFLDTENQGLFDQYKREGLDDNMEISKLIANDMDVAKILRKSAKNWDGGYTIAGIIGHGDAFVMRDPVGIRPAYYYYNDEIVVAASERPAIQTAFNVPIEDIKEIRPGHALIVKKNGKITEDMFSEPLEKKSCSFERIYFSRGSDASIYRERKQLGRLLCPQILNSVDHDIKNTVFSYIPNTAEVAFYGMVEGIHKYVKKYQRDKLLNREDKISEEELTEVLQLAPRVEKIAIKDVKLRTFITQDADRSEMVAHVYDTTYGLIKRNTDTLVVLDDSIVRGTTLKQSILKILDRLGPKKVVVVSSAPQIRYPDCYGIDMSRMGEFVAFEAAISLLKEMDREDIILDVYQKCKDSAKLPKEEVENYVKDIYSLFTDQQISDRIAQIITPKDIKCKVEVLYQTLDNLHIACPDHTGDWYFSGDYPTPGGNKVVNRAFVNWMEGKNQRAYM, from the coding sequence ATGAGCGATCAGATTAAACATGAATGCGGTGTGGCATTTATCCGCCTCTTAAAGCCACTGTCTTATTATCAGAAAAAGTACGGAACAGCTCTGTACGGCCTGAACAAGCTTTATCTTTTGATGGAAAAACAACATAACCGGGGCCAGGATGGCGCTGGGGTTGCTACCATTAAACTGGATATTGAGCCTGGCAAGCGGTACATTAGCAGGCACCGGTCAATGGCATCAAATGCCGTAGCTGATATTTTTGAATACATTCAGAAAAAGTTTGCTGATATTCAAAAAGAAACTCCCGAAAAACTGGCCGATACCGAATGGTTGAAGGAAAACGTAAGTTTTACGGGCGAGGTTTTGCTGGGGCACCTGCGTTACGGTACCCACGGTAAAAATAGCATTGAAAGCTGCCATCCGTTTTTGAGGCAAAACAACTGGATGACCCGTAACCTGGTTATTGCCGGCAACTTTAACATGACCAATGTTGATGAACTGCTGCAGCAACTGTATGATCTGGGCCAGCATCCTAAAGAAAAAGCCGATACCATTACTGTTCTTGAGAAAATAGGCCACTTTCTGGATACAGAGAATCAGGGCTTGTTTGATCAGTACAAACGCGAAGGACTGGATGATAACATGGAGATCAGTAAGCTGATAGCCAATGATATGGACGTAGCCAAAATTCTTCGTAAATCGGCCAAGAACTGGGATGGCGGTTATACCATCGCGGGTATAATTGGTCACGGCGACGCATTTGTAATGCGCGACCCGGTAGGTATCAGGCCAGCATACTATTATTATAATGACGAAATAGTTGTAGCTGCGTCTGAGCGCCCCGCTATTCAAACCGCTTTTAACGTTCCTATTGAAGATATTAAAGAGATACGTCCCGGCCACGCTTTAATTGTTAAAAAGAATGGAAAAATAACTGAGGATATGTTTAGCGAACCTTTGGAGAAAAAATCCTGCTCGTTTGAGCGGATCTATTTTTCAAGGGGAAGTGACGCATCTATATATCGTGAACGCAAGCAATTAGGCAGGCTGCTTTGCCCGCAAATATTGAACTCGGTTGATCATGATATAAAAAACACGGTATTTTCATATATCCCAAATACCGCCGAAGTAGCATTTTACGGCATGGTAGAAGGCATACATAAATATGTAAAAAAGTACCAGCGTGATAAGCTGCTGAACCGTGAGGATAAGATAAGCGAGGAAGAATTAACAGAAGTATTACAGCTTGCACCTCGTGTTGAAAAGATAGCCATTAAGGATGTAAAGCTGCGTACTTTTATTACCCAGGATGCCGACCGCAGCGAAATGGTAGCTCACGTATATGATACCACTTACGGGCTTATTAAAAGGAACACCGATACACTGGTTGTGCTTGATGATTCTATTGTGCGTGGTACTACATTAAAGCAAAGTATCCTGAAAATACTGGACAGGCTGGGCCCTAAAAAGGTTGTGGTAGTTTCATCGGCTCCGCAGATCCGTTATCCGGATTGTTACGGCATCGACATGTCACGTATGGGTGAGTTTGTTGCCTTTGAGGCGGCTATCAGCCTGTTGAAAGAAATGGACAGGGAAGATATCATCCTGGATGTTTACCAGAAATGTAAGGATAGCGCCAAACTTCCAAAAGAAGAAGTAGAGAACTATGTAAAAGATATTTACTCGTTGTTTACCGATCAGCAGATCTCAGATCGTATAGCACAGATCATTACTCCGAAAGATATAAAATGTAAAGTTGAGGTTTTATACCAGACTTTAGATAATCTGCATATTGCCTGCCCTGATCATACCGGCGACTGGTATTTCAGCGGTGATTATCCAACCCCGGGTGGAAACAAGGTGGTTAACCGCGCCTTTGTAAATTGGATGGAAGGTAAAAACCAAAGGGCCTATATGTAA
- a CDS encoding IS110 family RNA-guided transposase → MEKMHFHAAGIDIGARKLFVGLEGQPVRSFETFTSDLESLKHYLLEHKVSTVAMEATGVYWYVLYDILLDAGLDVWLVDGRQTRQLPGRKTDVKDCQWIQQLHSYGLLNRCYVSEGHIKELRSYQRLREDHLRSAAMHVQHMQKALIEMNIRLPEVLSQVHGVSGMALIDAILQGERDPAKLFSLCHKKIRENKGEELLKALQGHYTAQGLFALGQAYKGYGFYQGQIQECDSQIDSVLQRINRDKSLPPGISGGKRKAIRHNKPNIDNLGDHLLKIFDGKDATKLPGITDYNWLQLYTEVGSDLSRWPSEKHFTSWLGLSPGHDRSGKKNKSKSKGKPTVGQIFKQMAHGLLNSKYIGWGSFARRLRGRKGPAIAIKATARKLAAQYWRLIVKGADFVEKGLHSYENILKEQKQRRLERLALELNMELVPA, encoded by the coding sequence ATGGAAAAGATGCATTTTCATGCAGCGGGCATAGATATAGGCGCCCGTAAGCTATTCGTGGGGCTTGAAGGTCAGCCGGTTCGTTCGTTTGAAACTTTCACCAGTGATCTGGAATCACTTAAGCATTATTTATTGGAGCATAAAGTAAGTACGGTAGCCATGGAAGCGACAGGAGTTTACTGGTATGTGCTTTATGATATTCTTTTGGATGCGGGATTAGATGTGTGGCTTGTTGACGGTCGGCAGACACGGCAGTTACCAGGCAGAAAAACAGATGTAAAGGATTGCCAGTGGATACAGCAGTTGCATAGCTATGGTTTACTGAACCGCTGTTATGTTTCAGAGGGGCATATCAAAGAATTGCGTAGTTATCAGCGTCTTCGGGAGGATCACCTTCGGAGTGCGGCCATGCATGTTCAACACATGCAGAAGGCACTGATAGAAATGAATATCCGTTTGCCGGAGGTATTAAGCCAGGTCCATGGAGTAAGCGGCATGGCGTTGATCGATGCGATACTGCAGGGTGAGCGTGATCCTGCTAAGTTGTTTTCACTGTGCCATAAAAAGATCAGGGAGAATAAAGGAGAAGAACTATTGAAGGCCTTGCAGGGCCATTATACAGCCCAGGGGCTTTTTGCCTTGGGTCAGGCCTATAAGGGCTATGGTTTTTATCAGGGTCAGATACAGGAATGCGACAGTCAGATTGATAGTGTTTTACAGCGGATCAACAGGGACAAGAGCCTACCGCCGGGAATAAGCGGCGGGAAACGCAAAGCGATCCGTCACAACAAACCTAATATCGATAATCTGGGGGATCACTTGTTGAAGATATTTGATGGTAAAGACGCGACCAAACTCCCGGGTATTACAGATTACAACTGGTTACAGTTATACACAGAGGTAGGTTCGGATCTTAGCCGATGGCCAAGTGAAAAACATTTCACCAGTTGGCTTGGTTTATCGCCGGGGCATGACCGTTCAGGAAAGAAAAACAAAAGTAAAAGCAAGGGTAAGCCGACCGTTGGGCAAATATTCAAACAGATGGCCCATGGATTATTGAACAGCAAGTATATCGGCTGGGGTTCATTTGCAAGAAGGTTAAGGGGTAGAAAAGGCCCCGCGATAGCTATTAAAGCTACAGCCAGAAAACTGGCTGCTCAATACTGGCGTTTAATCGTAAAAGGCGCCGACTTTGTAGAGAAGGGCCTTCACTCGTATGAGAACATTCTTAAAGAACAGAAACAAAGGCGATTAGAAAGACTTGCCCTTGAATTAAATATGGAACTTGTGCCTGCTTAA
- a CDS encoding LysE family translocator, translated as MIEAIISGIGIGLVLTFLTGPVFFALIKTSIEKGFHAGVALALGVVCSDVVFVGAILFGSQYFDISNHAKTVAGVIGSIILFSVGVRYLFKKGEVNYENKVPSGINRAGYFLKGFLMCIFNPTLLFHWITVIGTASTVFHEGVAHRSFKIAVMFATVLIVQFGMDTTKAFYANKLRDKISVKLVHRLNEVAGIALIIASLILVDKLVTHFVFSAPAIN; from the coding sequence ATGATAGAAGCTATTATTTCGGGTATAGGAATTGGATTAGTGTTGACGTTTCTGACCGGCCCGGTCTTTTTCGCTCTTATTAAAACCAGCATTGAGAAAGGCTTCCATGCGGGCGTTGCCCTTGCTCTTGGTGTGGTTTGCAGCGACGTGGTTTTTGTAGGCGCCATACTATTTGGTTCGCAGTATTTTGACATTTCCAATCACGCAAAAACCGTGGCCGGCGTAATCGGCAGTATCATACTATTTAGCGTGGGTGTACGCTACCTGTTTAAAAAGGGCGAAGTTAATTACGAAAATAAAGTACCATCGGGCATTAACCGGGCGGGTTACTTTTTGAAGGGTTTTTTAATGTGCATTTTTAACCCTACCCTTCTTTTTCATTGGATAACAGTTATCGGTACCGCCAGCACCGTATTTCACGAAGGCGTTGCACACCGCTCTTTTAAAATTGCTGTGATGTTTGCCACTGTATTAATTGTTCAATTTGGCATGGATACCACCAAAGCCTTCTACGCCAATAAACTACGTGACAAAATATCGGTTAAGCTGGTACACCGCCTCAACGAAGTTGCCGGCATTGCTCTTATAATAGCTTCCTTAATACTGGTTGATAAGCTGGTTACCCATTTCGTATTTTCGGCACCAGCGATTAATTAG
- a CDS encoding MFS transporter, which translates to MEQNEKKNYSSALYTLITVFFFWGFLAASNGIFIPFCKTHFHLTQFESQLIDFTFYGGYFIGSLILYFASQASKVDIMNKLGYKNGIILGLVISAVGALGMIPAVASGAFGFILAVFFIIAVGFSLQQTAANPFVVALGPAETGSNRLNFAGSINNIGALLGPIVVSVVLFGTANSEVKPEVKISSINNLYYMLAALFIAVAIFFWFSNLPKVTSDEKIESSKKANTPLFIIFIAFLLILAADPLSKAIGIPSQYFVYASLAIILFTLVGTIFAAKSSKEGWGAMQYPQLILGMIAIFTYVGTEVTIQSNMGSLLKTPEFGSFNESDIAPYISLYWGSLMIGRFAGSIGAFDLAKTTKYILYIIVPFVAFGLVLLVNAVTGVNVSNLYTYAICVAVLIVAFFIGQQKPTRTLSVLGLLGVAFMLIGLFTTGIVATFAFISGGLCCSIMWPSIFSLAITGLGKYTSQGSAFLIMMILGGSIIPPLQGKIADGSNDLVKGMSGIHFSYIVPVLGFAYLAYFAWKVSRELRSQGIDLDHVEVQGGH; encoded by the coding sequence ATGGAACAAAACGAAAAAAAAAATTACAGCTCAGCACTATATACGCTGATCACTGTATTTTTCTTCTGGGGCTTCTTAGCTGCATCAAATGGTATCTTCATACCATTTTGTAAAACACACTTTCACTTAACGCAATTTGAGTCTCAATTAATAGATTTTACCTTTTATGGAGGATATTTTATAGGCTCATTGATACTGTACTTTGCTTCACAGGCCAGTAAGGTTGATATCATGAATAAACTGGGTTACAAAAACGGTATCATTTTAGGTTTGGTTATTTCTGCAGTTGGCGCATTAGGTATGATACCTGCCGTTGCCAGCGGCGCATTTGGTTTCATACTGGCAGTTTTCTTCATTATAGCGGTTGGTTTTTCCTTGCAGCAAACAGCAGCAAACCCTTTTGTGGTAGCCTTGGGGCCTGCAGAGACAGGTTCAAACCGTTTAAATTTTGCCGGTAGTATTAATAATATAGGTGCCTTGTTAGGGCCAATTGTTGTTAGCGTGGTATTATTCGGTACCGCAAATTCTGAGGTTAAGCCCGAGGTTAAAATATCGTCAATCAATAACCTTTATTATATGCTGGCAGCCTTATTTATTGCTGTAGCTATATTCTTCTGGTTCTCTAACTTGCCAAAAGTTACGAGCGATGAAAAAATTGAATCGAGCAAAAAAGCTAACACACCCTTATTTATCATTTTTATAGCGTTCCTGTTGATCCTGGCTGCCGATCCGTTAAGCAAGGCTATAGGTATACCAAGCCAGTATTTTGTATATGCCTCTCTGGCTATTATATTATTTACCCTCGTTGGGACAATTTTCGCTGCAAAAAGCAGCAAGGAAGGCTGGGGTGCAATGCAATACCCGCAGTTGATTTTGGGTATGATTGCTATTTTTACTTATGTAGGTACCGAGGTTACTATTCAAAGTAATATGGGTTCTTTATTAAAAACACCGGAGTTTGGTTCGTTCAATGAATCGGATATCGCGCCGTACATCTCCCTGTACTGGGGTAGTTTAATGATTGGTCGTTTTGCAGGTTCTATCGGCGCTTTTGATCTTGCTAAAACAACTAAATACATTTTATATATCATTGTTCCGTTTGTTGCATTTGGTTTAGTATTGCTTGTAAACGCCGTAACGGGTGTAAACGTAAGCAATCTTTACACTTATGCTATATGTGTGGCGGTGCTTATTGTAGCATTCTTTATCGGTCAGCAAAAGCCAACCCGTACCTTATCGGTATTGGGTTTATTGGGTGTTGCCTTTATGCTGATAGGTTTATTTACAACAGGTATAGTAGCCACTTTCGCTTTCATTAGCGGCGGTTTATGCTGCTCTATTATGTGGCCATCTATATTTTCATTAGCTATTACCGGTTTGGGTAAATATACCAGCCAGGGTTCGGCATTTTTAATTATGATGATCCTGGGCGGTTCTATAATACCACCACTACAAGGTAAAATAGCCGATGGCAGCAACGATCTGGTAAAAGGTATGAGCGGTATCCACTTCTCGTACATTGTTCCGGTATTAGGGTTTGCATACCTCGCATACTTTGCCTGGAAAGTAAGCCGCGAACTGCGCAGCCAGGGTATTGACCTTGACCATGTTGAAGTACAAGGCGGACATTAA
- a CDS encoding deoxycytidylate deaminase has protein sequence MKPSFDNIFMNLATDLAKRSHCVKAQVGAVLVRDTRIISIGYNGPPAHTHNCDEEWPATGCPRDSKGSCSLALHAEENAILYAVKNGARLEGATLYTTLSPCLPCARLIFSAGITHVYFDKSYAEYKGLASDEGVDFLNHFGVKAEKFIG, from the coding sequence ATGAAACCAAGTTTCGATAACATATTTATGAACCTGGCCACTGACCTGGCTAAGCGTTCACACTGCGTTAAGGCACAGGTAGGGGCCGTGCTGGTGCGCGATACCCGTATCATTTCTATAGGTTATAACGGACCACCGGCGCATACCCACAATTGCGACGAGGAATGGCCTGCCACAGGTTGCCCGCGCGATTCTAAAGGCAGCTGCTCACTGGCACTGCATGCCGAAGAGAATGCCATATTATATGCAGTAAAGAACGGAGCGCGGCTGGAAGGCGCTACATTGTACACCACCCTGTCGCCTTGCTTACCTTGTGCAAGGCTCATATTTTCTGCAGGCATTACACATGTTTATTTTGATAAATCATACGCCGAGTATAAAGGCCTTGCAAGCGACGAAGGGGTTGATTTTTTAAATCACTTTGGCGTTAAGGCAGAAAAATTCATAGGGTGA
- the cmk gene encoding (d)CMP kinase, giving the protein MNKNIVVAIDGYSSCGKSTLAKALAKKLHFIYVDSGAMYRAVALYFLRNSIDVHNHEQIAEALKNIHLNFHSRDYQTHITLNGEEVSDEIRLMPVSEKVSEVSAIREVRKEMVKQQQRMGDSKNIVMDGRDIGTTVFPNASLKIFMTADPKVRAERRYKEIFDKNPDITLEEVFENIAHRDYQDTTREESPLVRAEDAIILDNTNLTPEQQLEFALEKIKPFMT; this is encoded by the coding sequence ATGAATAAGAACATTGTAGTGGCAATTGATGGCTATTCATCATGCGGTAAAAGCACACTGGCCAAAGCTTTAGCTAAAAAACTTCATTTTATATATGTAGACAGCGGCGCCATGTACCGGGCTGTTGCGCTCTACTTTTTACGCAACAGTATTGACGTGCACAACCATGAGCAAATTGCCGAAGCATTGAAAAACATCCACCTCAATTTTCACTCCCGTGATTACCAGACGCACATTACCCTAAATGGCGAAGAAGTATCTGACGAGATACGTTTGATGCCCGTGTCTGAAAAGGTAAGTGAAGTATCTGCCATTCGGGAGGTTCGTAAGGAAATGGTAAAACAGCAGCAACGTATGGGCGACTCCAAAAATATAGTGATGGATGGCCGCGATATTGGCACAACGGTTTTTCCTAATGCCTCGCTTAAAATATTCATGACCGCCGACCCAAAGGTACGGGCAGAACGCCGTTATAAAGAGATCTTCGATAAAAACCCTGACATTACGTTAGAAGAGGTATTTGAGAACATTGCACATCGCGATTATCAGGATACCACACGGGAAGAAAGTCCGCTTGTAAGGGCCGAGGATGCCATAATATTGGATAACACCAATCTTACCCCCGAGCAGCAACTTGAGTTTGCGCTGGAAAAGATAAAACCATTTATGACCTAA
- the arfB gene encoding alternative ribosome rescue aminoacyl-tRNA hydrolase ArfB: MNLIKSDLQKEVTYKTSRSGGKGGQNVNKVSSKVELLFNIDTSGLFAEEEKLLLANKLQNRLNKDGFVQVICDEERSQYLNKEKAIDRLIILLTRALLKPKVRKPTKVSKAAKAARLENKKKQSAKKESRRAAFD, encoded by the coding sequence ATGAACCTTATAAAATCTGATCTTCAAAAGGAAGTTACTTATAAAACATCGCGCAGCGGTGGCAAAGGCGGTCAAAATGTAAATAAGGTATCGAGCAAGGTTGAACTTTTATTTAATATAGATACTTCGGGATTATTTGCCGAAGAAGAGAAGCTGCTGCTGGCAAATAAACTACAGAACCGGTTAAATAAGGATGGTTTTGTTCAGGTAATTTGTGATGAGGAACGCAGTCAGTATCTCAATAAAGAAAAAGCCATAGACAGGCTGATAATCCTGTTAACCCGGGCGCTGCTAAAGCCAAAGGTACGCAAGCCCACCAAAGTAAGTAAAGCTGCTAAAGCAGCCCGGCTGGAGAATAAAAAGAAACAGTCGGCAAAAAAGGAGAGCCGGAGAGCTGCGTTTGATTAA
- a CDS encoding lipid A deacylase LpxR family protein, with amino-acid sequence MFNKLFLTLLCLFGTITLFAQTRSHEFAIQSDNDSFLGQGSDRYYTNGIFFYLRKGLKINETENNLQNKVLGFEIGQKMYNAQSGYVPDPTYIDRPFAAYSYIGSTLNLLYKNESNIKLSAQLGIVGPAAGGEPVQKLIHNTFGFYHLNGWQYQVRNNVQLNLGAEYNKLLARASWVDISFTSYANLGNGFTGAGLGPLVRLGIFNQLFNSVSTQSTVSDADQTGNLHTHELFFYYKPQANGVLYDATIQGSLLNKTPDPNHLEVTLTKKPFVFSQQVGIGVSTNRFTFDIAAIFHTREVEKMLRSHQWGSLTGAYKFK; translated from the coding sequence ATGTTTAATAAACTATTCCTTACACTATTATGCCTGTTTGGTACTATCACATTATTTGCTCAAACGCGCAGTCACGAATTTGCTATACAATCAGACAATGATTCTTTCCTGGGCCAGGGTTCTGACAGGTATTATACCAACGGAATCTTCTTTTATTTACGCAAGGGCTTAAAAATCAATGAAACCGAAAACAACCTGCAAAATAAGGTATTGGGTTTTGAGATAGGACAAAAAATGTACAACGCCCAATCGGGCTATGTACCCGATCCTACCTATATTGACAGGCCTTTTGCCGCCTATTCATATATAGGTTCAACGCTTAACCTGTTGTATAAAAATGAAAGTAATATTAAATTAAGCGCGCAGTTAGGTATTGTAGGTCCGGCTGCGGGCGGTGAGCCTGTGCAAAAGCTTATTCATAATACTTTTGGGTTTTATCATTTAAATGGCTGGCAATACCAGGTAAGGAACAATGTACAACTTAACCTTGGTGCCGAATATAACAAACTGCTGGCCCGTGCATCATGGGTTGATATAAGCTTTACTTCGTATGCCAATCTGGGCAATGGTTTTACAGGCGCCGGGCTGGGACCACTTGTGCGTTTAGGTATTTTTAACCAGCTATTTAATTCGGTAAGTACACAAAGCACCGTATCTGATGCTGACCAAACTGGAAACCTGCATACTCACGAATTGTTCTTTTATTACAAACCGCAGGCCAATGGCGTGCTTTATGATGCCACTATACAAGGGAGCCTGCTTAACAAAACCCCTGATCCAAACCATCTGGAGGTAACCCTAACTAAAAAACCATTTGTATTTAGTCAGCAGGTGGGTATAGGTGTTTCTACCAATCGTTTTACGTTTGACATTGCCGCCATATTCCACACCCGCGAAGTAGAAAAAATGCTAAGGTCACATCAGTGGGGCAGCCTGACGGGTGCATATAAGTTTAAATAA
- the lon gene encoding endopeptidase La, producing the protein MTFDPFDFKNALPVINEDSEFFPLMSTEDEEEMNNEEVPEVLSILPLRNTVLFPGVVIPITVGRDKSIKLIRDANKGSRIIGVVSQQDVGIEDPNFDQLNKVGTIALIIKMLQMPDGNTTVIIQGKKRFFLKEEVQSEPYIKATIEPFKEIKAKEDKEFKAMVSSIKDMAMNIIQLSPNIPSEAGIAIRNIESTSFLINFISSNMNADMTAKQHLLEVANLRERANLVLEHLTLDLQMLELKNQIQTKVRVDLDKQQRDYFLNQQLKTIQEELGGSSPDLEIENLRQRALKKKWAKEVKEHFAKELEKLARTNPAAADYSVQINYLELLLDLPWNEFTKDNFDLKRAQKVLDKDHFGLDKVKQRIIEYLAVLKLKHDMKAPILCLVGPPGVGKTSLGKSIAKALGRKYVRMALGGIRDEAEIRGHRKTYIGAMPGRIIQSVKKAGAANPVFILDEIDKVGNDFRGDPSSALLEVLDPEQNSTFYDHYVEMDFDLSNVMFIATANSLSSIQPALLDRMEIIEVNGYTIEEKIEIAKQHLLPKQREAHGLKLKDVSLKTDVLEKVIVDYTRESGVRSLEKKIGSVVRGVAKNIAMEEEYNPSVNKKDIEKILGAPIFDKDLYEGNDVAGVVTGLAWTSVGGDILFIEASLSPGKGRLTLTGSLGDVMKESVTIALAYLRAHAVDFGINPKLFDLWDVHVHVPAGATPKDGPSAGITMLTALTSAFTQRKVKPNLAMTGEITLRGRVLAVGGIKEKILAAKRANIKEIILCKSNQKDILEIKEDYIRDLKFHYVSDMREVINLALLNEKVTNPLDLTVKEEEKAVLN; encoded by the coding sequence ATGACTTTTGATCCATTTGATTTCAAAAATGCTTTACCGGTTATAAACGAAGATTCTGAGTTTTTTCCGCTTATGTCAACCGAAGACGAAGAGGAAATGAACAACGAGGAGGTGCCCGAGGTATTGTCTATATTGCCGTTGCGTAATACAGTTCTATTTCCGGGGGTAGTAATACCAATAACCGTTGGCAGAGATAAATCAATTAAGCTTATTCGCGACGCCAACAAAGGCAGTCGCATTATTGGGGTGGTTTCGCAACAGGATGTGGGGATTGAAGACCCTAATTTTGACCAACTGAATAAAGTTGGAACCATAGCGCTCATCATAAAAATGCTGCAAATGCCCGATGGTAATACTACCGTTATCATCCAAGGGAAAAAACGTTTCTTTTTAAAGGAAGAAGTACAAAGTGAGCCTTACATAAAGGCCACTATTGAACCTTTTAAAGAAATTAAGGCAAAAGAAGACAAAGAATTTAAGGCCATGGTATCATCCATAAAGGATATGGCCATGAACATTATACAGCTATCACCAAATATCCCCAGCGAAGCAGGTATAGCTATCCGCAATATTGAAAGCACTTCGTTTTTGATAAATTTCATATCATCAAACATGAACGCCGATATGACTGCCAAGCAGCATTTGCTGGAGGTAGCCAACCTGCGTGAAAGGGCCAACCTGGTGCTGGAGCACCTTACGCTTGATTTGCAGATGCTGGAGCTTAAAAATCAGATTCAAACCAAAGTACGGGTTGATCTTGATAAACAGCAAAGAGACTACTTTTTAAATCAGCAGTTAAAAACCATACAGGAGGAACTTGGCGGCAGTTCGCCCGATCTGGAGATTGAAAACCTACGCCAGCGGGCACTGAAAAAGAAATGGGCTAAAGAAGTAAAAGAACATTTTGCCAAAGAGCTTGAAAAGCTGGCCCGCACCAACCCTGCGGCGGCGGACTATTCGGTGCAGATAAATTATCTCGAATTATTGCTCGACCTGCCCTGGAATGAATTTACCAAAGACAATTTTGACCTTAAGCGCGCACAAAAAGTGCTTGATAAAGACCATTTTGGTTTAGACAAAGTAAAACAACGCATTATTGAATACCTGGCTGTGCTTAAATTAAAGCATGATATGAAAGCCCCTATACTTTGTTTAGTGGGCCCTCCGGGAGTTGGCAAAACATCTTTAGGCAAATCAATAGCTAAAGCGCTCGGCCGCAAATATGTACGTATGGCCCTGGGTGGTATCCGCGATGAGGCCGAAATACGCGGCCATCGCAAAACCTATATTGGCGCAATGCCCGGCCGTATCATACAATCGGTAAAAAAGGCAGGCGCCGCCAACCCGGTATTTATATTAGACGAAATTGACAAAGTAGGTAATGACTTCAGGGGCGATCCATCATCCGCCTTGCTGGAAGTGCTTGACCCTGAACAAAACAGCACTTTTTATGATCATTATGTAGAGATGGATTTCGACCTGTCGAACGTGATGTTCATCGCAACCGCCAATTCACTGAGCAGTATACAACCTGCCCTGCTGGACAGGATGGAGATAATTGAAGTGAACGGCTATACCATTGAAGAAAAAATTGAGATAGCCAAACAGCACTTGTTACCAAAACAACGCGAAGCTCATGGCCTCAAATTAAAAGATGTAAGCCTTAAAACCGACGTACTTGAAAAGGTTATAGTTGACTATACCCGTGAATCGGGTGTACGCTCGCTGGAGAAAAAAATAGGTTCAGTAGTTCGCGGAGTGGCTAAAAACATAGCCATGGAAGAGGAATACAACCCATCGGTAAACAAAAAGGATATTGAAAAAATACTGGGAGCCCCTATATTTGATAAGGACCTTTATGAAGGCAATGATGTTGCTGGTGTTGTGACAGGCCTGGCCTGGACATCAGTTGGCGGCGATATCCTGTTCATTGAAGCCAGTTTAAGCCCCGGTAAGGGCCGCTTAACCCTGACCGGCAGCCTCGGTGATGTAATGAAAGAATCAGTAACTATTGCCCTAGCCTATCTGCGTGCACATGCCGTTGATTTTGGCATTAATCCAAAGCTTTTTGATTTGTGGGATGTACATGTGCACGTACCAGCCGGCGCTACACCTAAGGATGGCCCATCGGCAGGTATAACTATGCTTACAGCCCTAACATCTGCCTTTACGCAACGTAAGGTGAAACCGAACCTGGCCATGACCGGCGAGATCACCTTGCGTGGACGCGTTTTAGCAGTTGGCGGCATTAAAGAAAAAATACTGGCTGCAAAACGTGCCAATATCAAGGAAATTATTTTATGCAAATCAAACCAAAAGGATATCCTGGAAATTAAGGAAGACTATATCAGGGACCTTAAATTTCATTATGTAAGTGATATGCGCGAGGTTATCAATCTTGCCCTTTTAAATGAAAAAGTAACCAACCCGCTTGATCTTACCGTCAAAGAAGAAGAAAAAGCGGTCTTAAATTAA